A single window of Streptomyces sudanensis DNA harbors:
- a CDS encoding S1 family peptidase: protein MKHRRIPKRRAALAGGAVVALLGAAVTFQTANASDEVPQFEAKTLSATAAGKLASSLDARLGDGDIAGAYYKVESRTLVVNVVDEAAADTVRRAGGEARVVEHSLAELKSARETLKDRATIPGTSWAVDPVTNKVVVTADRTVKGEAWEKLSQVVKSLDDKAELKRAAGTFTPFASGGDAIHTSGGRCSLGFNVVKDGQPHFLTAGHCGGTGSKWSDKQGGEPVGTMVDSQFPGNDYALVKYDREVDHPSAVNLYNGSAQQIARAAEATVGMKVTRSGSTTQVHEGEVTGLDATVNYGNGQIVEGLIQTTVCAEPGDSGGSLFSGDAAVGLTSGGSGDCTSGGVTFFQPVTEALTEYGAQIG from the coding sequence TTGAAGCACCGACGCATACCCAAGAGGCGCGCGGCCCTCGCCGGAGGAGCCGTCGTGGCTCTGCTGGGAGCAGCCGTCACTTTCCAGACTGCGAACGCCAGCGACGAGGTGCCACAGTTCGAGGCCAAGACCCTGTCGGCCACCGCGGCCGGAAAGCTCGCCTCTTCGCTCGACGCCCGACTCGGCGACGGTGACATCGCCGGCGCGTACTACAAGGTCGAGTCCCGCACCCTCGTGGTGAACGTCGTCGACGAGGCCGCGGCGGACACCGTCCGGCGCGCCGGCGGCGAGGCCCGGGTCGTCGAGCACTCCCTGGCCGAGCTGAAGTCGGCACGGGAGACGCTGAAGGACCGGGCGACCATCCCCGGCACCTCATGGGCCGTCGACCCGGTCACCAACAAGGTCGTCGTCACCGCCGACCGCACCGTCAAGGGCGAGGCGTGGGAGAAGCTCTCCCAGGTCGTCAAGAGCCTCGACGACAAGGCGGAGCTGAAGCGCGCCGCCGGCACGTTCACGCCGTTCGCCTCGGGTGGTGACGCCATCCACACCAGTGGCGGCCGCTGCTCCCTCGGCTTCAACGTCGTCAAGGACGGCCAGCCGCACTTCCTCACCGCCGGCCACTGCGGCGGCACCGGCTCCAAGTGGTCGGACAAGCAGGGCGGCGAGCCGGTCGGCACGATGGTCGACTCGCAGTTCCCCGGCAACGACTACGCGCTGGTCAAGTACGACCGCGAGGTCGACCACCCGAGCGCCGTCAACCTGTACAACGGCAGCGCCCAGCAGATCGCCCGCGCGGCCGAGGCCACCGTGGGCATGAAGGTCACCCGCAGCGGCTCCACGACGCAGGTGCACGAGGGCGAGGTCACCGGCCTCGACGCCACCGTCAACTACGGCAACGGCCAGATCGTCGAGGGTCTGATCCAGACCACCGTCTGCGCCGAGCCCGGCGACAGCGGCGGCTCCCTCTTCTCCGGCGACGCGGCCGTCGGCCTGACCTCCGGCGGCAGCGGCGACTGCACGTCCGGCGGCGTCACCTTCTTCCAGCCCGTCACCGAGGCGCTCACCGAGTACGGCGCGCAGATCGGCTGA
- a CDS encoding DUF5685 family protein, whose protein sequence is MFGIVRPCSHRLGGGLLAEWTAHLCGLCLALRADHGQFARVATNYDGLLISVLTEAQSERAAGARRTAGPCPLRAMRTAPVARGEGARLAAAVSLVLASAKVRDHVADRDGLLARRPVAAAARRVAHRWDAAGARTGRELGFDTAVLLDAVDRQTGVEALARPGTPLTAVTEPTETATAAAFAHTAVLVGRPGNAAPLAEAGRLFGRLAHLLDAVEDLDADTASGAWNPITATGTPLAEARRLADDAVHGVRLALADVEFVDDRLAHRLLVHELRRSVDRAFATTTCAHRGHGAPGSPYGHPRQGGGRPRGAYGSHPYGGGGPTGSGGSGESGGRGFGGGGAERKPPRGFLAGCAVFVGLFCTCQICCAKEYEGPWSRKKREGCCRDCDGNCSCDCCCPCDGC, encoded by the coding sequence ATGTTCGGAATCGTCAGACCCTGTTCGCACCGGCTCGGCGGGGGGCTCCTGGCGGAGTGGACGGCGCACCTGTGCGGGCTCTGCCTCGCCCTGCGCGCCGACCACGGGCAGTTCGCCCGTGTCGCCACCAACTACGACGGCCTGCTGATATCGGTCCTGACGGAAGCTCAGTCCGAGCGCGCCGCCGGGGCCCGGCGCACCGCCGGGCCGTGCCCGCTGCGCGCGATGCGCACCGCGCCCGTCGCACGCGGCGAGGGCGCCCGGCTGGCCGCCGCCGTCTCCCTGGTGCTCGCCTCGGCCAAGGTGCGGGACCACGTCGCCGACCGCGACGGGCTGCTGGCCCGCCGGCCGGTCGCCGCGGCCGCCCGGCGGGTCGCGCACCGCTGGGACGCCGCGGGCGCCCGCACCGGGCGGGAACTCGGATTCGACACGGCGGTCCTGCTCGACGCGGTTGACCGCCAGACCGGCGTCGAGGCGCTGGCCCGGCCCGGCACGCCCCTGACGGCGGTGACCGAACCGACCGAGACGGCCACCGCCGCCGCGTTCGCGCACACCGCCGTCCTCGTCGGCAGGCCGGGGAACGCCGCGCCCCTCGCGGAGGCGGGCCGGTTGTTCGGACGTCTCGCGCACCTGCTGGACGCCGTCGAGGACCTGGACGCCGACACGGCGTCGGGCGCCTGGAACCCGATCACCGCCACCGGCACGCCCCTCGCCGAGGCGCGGCGCCTCGCCGACGACGCCGTGCACGGCGTACGCCTGGCGCTCGCGGACGTCGAGTTCGTCGACGACCGGCTGGCGCACCGGCTCCTCGTGCACGAGCTGCGGCGCTCGGTGGACCGCGCGTTCGCCACGACGACCTGCGCGCACCGGGGGCACGGCGCTCCCGGCTCCCCGTACGGCCACCCCCGCCAGGGCGGCGGCCGGCCCCGCGGCGCGTACGGCTCCCACCCCTACGGGGGCGGCGGGCCGACCGGGAGCGGCGGGTCCGGCGAGTCCGGCGGGCGGGGCTTCGGAGGCGGGGGAGCGGAGCGGAAGCCGCCGCGCGGGTTCCTCGCCGGCTGCGCCGTCTTCGTCGGCCTGTTCTGCACCTGCCAGATCTGCTGCGCCAAGGAGTACGAGGGCCCCTGGTCCCGCAAGAAGCGCGAGGGCTGCTGCCGCGACTGCGACGGCAACTGCAGCTGCGACTGCTGCTGCCCCTGCGACGGCTGCTGA
- a CDS encoding cell division protein SepF, whose product MGSVRKASAWLGLVEDNDERYYDDEYAETADGGDAWVTDPRVRVASESAREEGRRIATVSPDGFRDARTIGELFRDGVPVVMNLTAMEPEDAKRIVDFAAGLTFGLRGSIERVATRVFLLTPADTQIVTGESGGRAQDGFFNQS is encoded by the coding sequence ATGGGATCGGTGCGCAAGGCGAGTGCCTGGCTGGGACTCGTCGAGGACAACGACGAGCGCTACTACGACGACGAGTACGCCGAGACTGCCGACGGCGGCGACGCCTGGGTGACCGACCCCCGGGTGCGGGTCGCCTCCGAGAGCGCGCGGGAGGAGGGCCGCCGGATCGCCACCGTGTCGCCGGACGGCTTCCGCGACGCCCGGACGATCGGCGAGTTGTTCCGGGACGGCGTCCCGGTCGTCATGAACCTCACCGCCATGGAGCCCGAGGACGCCAAGCGGATCGTGGACTTCGCGGCCGGCCTGACCTTCGGCCTGCGCGGCTCCATCGAGCGGGTGGCCACCCGGGTCTTCCTGCTGACGCCCGCGGACACGCAGATCGTCACCGGGGAGTCCGGGGGCCGCGCCCAGGACGGCTTCTTCAACCAGAGCTGA
- a CDS encoding acyl-CoA dehydrogenase family protein, translated as MPAPSKLPPFDPGDPLGVDDLLGPEDLAVRDTVRAWAAERVLPHVAEWYERGEVPVIRELARELGAIGVLGMSLEGYGCAGASAVQYGLACLELEAADSGIRSLVSVQGSLAMYAIWKHGSEEQKRRWLPSMASGETIGCFGLTEPDHGSDPAALRTYARRDGSDWVLNGRKMWITNGSVAGVAVVWAQTDGGMRGFAVPTDTPGLSTPEIRHKWSLRASVTSELVMDDVRLPADAVLPGVTGLKGPLGCLSHARYGIVWGAMGAARSSFEAALDYARTREQFGRPIGGFQLTQAKLADMAVELHKGILLAHHLGSRMDAGRLRPEQVSFGKLNNVREAIGICRTARTILGANGISLEYPVMRHATNLESVLTYEGTVEMHQLVLGKALTGLDAFR; from the coding sequence GTGCCCGCACCCTCGAAGCTCCCGCCGTTCGACCCGGGCGACCCGCTCGGCGTCGACGACCTGCTCGGCCCGGAGGACCTCGCCGTCCGCGACACGGTGCGCGCCTGGGCCGCCGAGCGGGTGCTGCCGCACGTCGCCGAGTGGTACGAGAGGGGCGAGGTGCCCGTCATCCGCGAGCTCGCCCGCGAGCTCGGCGCGATCGGGGTGCTCGGCATGTCCCTGGAGGGGTACGGCTGCGCGGGCGCGAGCGCCGTCCAGTACGGGCTGGCCTGCCTGGAGCTGGAGGCCGCGGACTCCGGCATCCGCTCCCTGGTGTCGGTGCAGGGCTCCCTGGCCATGTACGCGATCTGGAAGCACGGCTCCGAGGAGCAGAAGCGGCGCTGGCTGCCGTCCATGGCGTCGGGCGAGACGATCGGCTGCTTCGGCCTGACCGAGCCGGACCACGGCTCCGACCCGGCCGCCCTGCGCACGTACGCCAGGCGGGACGGCTCGGACTGGGTCCTCAACGGGCGCAAGATGTGGATCACCAACGGCTCGGTCGCGGGGGTCGCCGTCGTCTGGGCGCAGACCGACGGGGGGATGCGCGGCTTCGCCGTGCCGACCGACACCCCGGGCCTGTCCACGCCGGAGATCCGGCACAAGTGGTCCCTGCGGGCCAGCGTCACCAGCGAGCTGGTGATGGACGACGTGCGGCTGCCCGCCGACGCGGTCCTGCCCGGCGTGACGGGGCTGAAGGGCCCGCTCGGCTGCCTGTCGCACGCCCGGTACGGGATCGTGTGGGGCGCCATGGGAGCCGCGCGCTCCTCCTTCGAGGCGGCGCTCGACTACGCGCGGACGCGGGAGCAGTTCGGGCGGCCCATCGGGGGCTTCCAGCTCACCCAGGCCAAGCTCGCCGACATGGCGGTGGAACTGCACAAGGGCATCCTGCTCGCCCACCACCTGGGCTCGCGGATGGACGCCGGGAGGCTGCGCCCCGAGCAGGTCAGCTTCGGCAAGCTGAACAACGTGCGGGAGGCGATCGGGATCTGCCGCACGGCCCGGACGATCCTGGGCGCCAACGGGATCTCCCTGGAGTACCCCGTGATGCGGCACGCCACCAACCTGGAGTCGGTGCTCACCTACGAGGGCACGGTCGAGATGCACCAGCTGGTGCTGGGCAAGGCGCTCACCGGTCTCGACGCCTTCCGGTGA